In Zhaonella formicivorans, one DNA window encodes the following:
- a CDS encoding FmdB family zinc ribbon protein codes for MPSYDYKCAECGHVFTAFVAIKDKDRVKCTNCASSNIKQLFTGFNFFKTGSSACSSASGSSRFT; via the coding sequence ATGCCATCCTATGATTATAAGTGTGCCGAATGCGGTCACGTTTTCACTGCCTTTGTAGCGATTAAAGATAAGGACAGGGTTAAATGCACGAACTGCGCCAGTAGTAACATAAAGCAGTTGTTTACCGGTTTCAACTTTTTTAAAACAGGCAGTTCCGCTTGCAGCTCGGCAAGCGGCAGTAGCCGCTTTACATGA
- a CDS encoding helix-turn-helix domain-containing protein, whose product MLIKGEKIRELREERGYALADLAEKAGISVSYLSEIERGAKKPSLKIIDKLAQTLNVNKSLLVEVDQDSAGISLGDKLRILRESKGLSLTELASEVGLSVSYLSEIERNNTYPATNTLRVLAEKLGVSVSTLVGKAGPLGSKLRIAREEQGLTQVELAKAAGVSPGLIGQIEHGKVQPSLHTIEKIAQVLGYSPCYFILEDAGIEDMLRAMSPEVREILTNENVQAVLRLVCDCTEKEMTFILNFIKLYKKSGVTSQYSEF is encoded by the coding sequence GTGCTGATTAAAGGAGAAAAGATCAGGGAACTTAGGGAAGAAAGAGGGTACGCTTTAGCAGATTTGGCAGAAAAAGCGGGAATTTCTGTGTCCTATTTGAGCGAGATAGAGAGGGGCGCCAAAAAACCGTCTTTAAAGATCATCGACAAGTTGGCTCAAACTTTAAATGTCAATAAATCCCTTTTAGTCGAAGTTGATCAAGACTCGGCAGGGATCAGTTTGGGAGATAAACTTAGGATTCTGAGGGAAAGTAAGGGTCTAAGTTTAACGGAGCTGGCATCCGAGGTAGGGCTCTCAGTTTCTTATCTTAGCGAAATTGAACGGAATAATACCTATCCTGCTACCAATACACTGCGGGTTTTGGCCGAAAAGCTAGGGGTATCGGTAAGCACGCTGGTAGGTAAAGCCGGGCCCCTTGGCAGTAAACTGAGGATTGCCAGGGAAGAACAGGGACTAACCCAAGTGGAGTTGGCTAAAGCTGCCGGTGTTTCACCTGGCCTTATTGGCCAAATAGAGCATGGTAAAGTGCAGCCTTCTTTACACACGATAGAGAAAATTGCCCAGGTCTTAGGGTATTCGCCCTGTTATTTCATTTTAGAGGATGCCGGAATAGAAGATATGTTGAGGGCTATGAGCCCCGAGGTAAGGGAAATATTGACTAATGAAAATGTGCAAGCTGTGTTACGGTTGGTTTGTGACTGTACAGAAAAGGAAATGACTTTTATCCTCAATTTTATTAAACTGTATAAAAAGTCAGGCGTGACGAGTCAATATAGTGAATTTTAG
- a CDS encoding YetF domain-containing protein has product MLQIVIRTLLIYFIVLIVLRIMGKREIGQLSSFDLVVAIIIAETAAIPMENKAIPILEAVLPMLVVMAAQITMSYICLKYDLIRDLVYGRPTTLIKNGKILEQEMLKARYNIEDLLTQLREKNIFNIADVEFAVLESSGKLSVLPKSQKHPVTAEDMGIPTKYEGLCLPLIIDGRIQKENLTKADLDENWLREELRREGVTDVRQIFFASLDTQGNLYIDRRSD; this is encoded by the coding sequence ATGCTGCAGATTGTAATTAGGACTTTACTTATTTATTTCATAGTATTAATAGTACTGAGAATTATGGGCAAGCGGGAAATAGGGCAACTCTCTTCCTTCGATCTTGTAGTTGCTATTATTATTGCGGAAACAGCTGCTATACCTATGGAAAATAAAGCAATACCGATTTTAGAAGCTGTACTTCCTATGTTGGTTGTGATGGCAGCACAAATAACCATGTCCTACATTTGCTTGAAATATGATTTGATCCGGGACCTTGTCTATGGCAGGCCCACCACTCTGATTAAAAACGGAAAAATATTAGAGCAGGAAATGTTAAAAGCCCGGTATAATATTGAGGATTTGCTGACCCAGCTCCGCGAAAAAAATATTTTTAACATTGCCGATGTGGAATTTGCTGTTCTGGAAAGTTCAGGGAAACTGAGCGTCTTGCCCAAATCCCAAAAGCATCCTGTTACGGCTGAAGATATGGGTATTCCTACAAAATATGAGGGTTTATGTTTACCTCTGATCATTGATGGTCGGATCCAAAAAGAAAACTTGACCAAAGCAGATTTAGATGAAAACTGGCTCAGAGAGGAGTTGCGCCGAGAAGGGGTTACTGATGTTAGGCAAATCTTTTTTGCCAGCCTGGATACTCAAGGCAATCTTTACATCGATCGCCGCTCCGATTAA
- a CDS encoding DUF2197 domain-containing protein, with protein MEIYCAICGRKYEITKIHKDYLRLARDPKSPFICKNCENRVRYQTLEGSKPKKPI; from the coding sequence ATGGAGATATATTGTGCTATTTGTGGTAGAAAATATGAAATTACCAAAATTCACAAAGATTATTTGCGGTTGGCAAGGGATCCAAAAAGCCCTTTTATATGTAAAAACTGCGAAAACCGGGTCCGTTATCAAACATTGGAAGGCAGCAAACCAAAAAAACCCATTTAG
- a CDS encoding glycosyl hydrolase: MMQRQFKIVFILGSIFFSLLFLFFANTNSQLFPGKIYIQDEAVTFSKPVMQKNGVVYVPATELAPRILATVEWNSSKTKLTFKKRNLDLDLQVLTPFWSEREVILKKGTAYVPIEKVVKFYDARVDKTEGNIKIDFLPPELPDTSTNAKFEPRTGIYLGAYILQDEVIKGDMSTFNRMTGKKHATFFKYVGYGEPFPKEWVEQVKKQGAFPHIAFEPNNGLAEVKDDAYLRKWAKDAGASKVPILLRFASEMNGTWVKYSGDPELYKEKWRLVHRVMQEEAPNVAMLWSVFTHPERTIPVYYPGDEYVDWVGVNIYNVIYHNNNVKERADFEDPLMLLEYVYRLFGWRKPIAISEYGATHYTVTDNKYYVEFAKKKISRMYANLKKYPRVKAIYYFDVNNLLNAPAGRKINNYSIIDNPEILAVYRDLIKDDYFLSGMDFALWIDSENKIH, translated from the coding sequence ATGATGCAGCGACAGTTTAAAATTGTTTTCATCTTGGGCTCAATATTTTTTTCTTTACTTTTCTTATTTTTTGCTAATACAAATTCGCAACTATTTCCAGGGAAAATTTATATACAAGATGAAGCAGTGACTTTCTCCAAACCGGTGATGCAGAAAAACGGGGTGGTATATGTTCCGGCCACAGAGCTGGCTCCTAGGATTTTGGCAACAGTTGAGTGGAATTCTTCCAAGACAAAGCTCACTTTCAAGAAAAGAAACCTGGATTTAGACTTGCAAGTGCTCACTCCTTTTTGGAGCGAAAGAGAAGTTATTCTTAAAAAAGGCACGGCTTATGTGCCGATAGAAAAAGTAGTAAAGTTCTATGATGCCAGGGTAGACAAAACGGAGGGAAATATAAAAATCGACTTTTTACCGCCAGAACTTCCTGATACCTCTACCAATGCTAAATTTGAACCAAGAACCGGAATTTACCTTGGAGCCTATATTTTGCAGGATGAAGTCATTAAAGGGGACATGTCCACCTTTAACAGGATGACCGGGAAAAAGCACGCGACTTTTTTTAAATACGTAGGCTATGGAGAACCTTTTCCTAAAGAGTGGGTAGAGCAAGTGAAAAAGCAAGGGGCCTTTCCACACATCGCCTTTGAACCAAACAATGGGCTGGCGGAAGTAAAGGATGACGCTTATTTAAGAAAGTGGGCTAAAGATGCCGGCGCAAGCAAAGTGCCCATTCTTTTACGCTTCGCCTCCGAAATGAACGGAACCTGGGTAAAATATTCGGGGGATCCAGAGCTTTACAAAGAGAAATGGAGATTGGTACATCGGGTGATGCAAGAGGAGGCACCCAACGTGGCAATGCTTTGGTCGGTGTTTACTCATCCCGAGCGGACAATACCCGTGTATTACCCAGGGGATGAGTATGTAGATTGGGTTGGGGTAAATATTTATAACGTTATTTACCATAACAATAATGTTAAAGAGAGGGCCGATTTTGAAGACCCCTTAATGCTTCTGGAATATGTTTACAGGTTGTTTGGTTGGCGGAAGCCAATTGCTATTTCCGAATACGGAGCAACCCATTATACTGTTACAGATAATAAATATTATGTGGAATTTGCCAAAAAGAAAATTTCCCGAATGTACGCCAACTTAAAAAAGTATCCCAGGGTAAAGGCTATTTACTATTTTGATGTGAATAATCTCCTGAATGCGCCGGCTGGAAGAAAGATTAACAACTATTCCATTATTGATAACCCAGAAATTCTTGCCGTATACCGGGATTTAATCAAAGATGATTATTTTCTAAGTGGGATGGATTTCGCATTATGGATTGACAGCGAAAATAAAATACACTAG
- the gpr gene encoding GPR endopeptidase, protein MKLLQRLGINLDLALEATEALRGQAQREIPGVAEEKEQFPQATVTTIKILDQVGEQLMGKPVGSYITIEAPGLRLNNKEIHQNISTVLAQKINDMLKELHLSPEASILLVGLGNWNATPDALGPRVINKSLVTRHLYQYAPAELRGDLREVSALAPGVLGTTGIETAEIIKGVVDRLKPGAVIAIDALAASNLQRIGTTIQLTNTGINPGSGIGNKRTGLNANTLGVPVIAIGVPTVVHAAVIAFEVFGQLTAGNPYLTQQINEEKMHQIVGQVLEPFGGQLTVTPKEIDELIDNTARVIAESINQGLHPGIDAENASVYLQ, encoded by the coding sequence ATGAAACTACTTCAGCGCCTGGGAATTAACCTCGATTTGGCATTGGAAGCTACTGAAGCTTTAAGGGGACAAGCCCAGAGAGAAATTCCCGGAGTAGCCGAAGAGAAAGAACAATTCCCTCAAGCCACAGTAACTACAATTAAAATCCTGGACCAGGTCGGGGAACAGCTCATGGGTAAACCAGTAGGGTCCTACATTACCATTGAAGCCCCGGGACTGCGCCTTAACAATAAAGAAATTCATCAGAACATTAGCACTGTCTTAGCCCAAAAAATCAATGATATGTTGAAAGAGCTGCACTTAAGCCCGGAAGCCAGTATATTGCTGGTTGGTTTAGGTAACTGGAATGCTACTCCCGATGCGCTTGGACCCCGGGTTATCAATAAAAGTCTTGTAACTAGACATCTCTATCAGTATGCACCAGCAGAGCTAAGAGGCGACTTACGGGAAGTAAGCGCGTTGGCACCAGGGGTTCTGGGCACAACCGGCATTGAAACTGCAGAAATAATAAAAGGGGTAGTTGACCGCTTAAAGCCTGGAGCGGTAATTGCTATCGATGCTTTAGCCGCTTCTAATTTACAGCGCATCGGTACCACTATCCAGTTAACTAATACAGGAATCAACCCAGGTTCAGGGATAGGCAACAAAAGAACTGGTTTAAATGCGAACACTTTGGGTGTTCCAGTAATAGCTATCGGTGTACCTACGGTAGTTCACGCAGCAGTCATTGCATTTGAGGTATTCGGCCAGTTAACTGCCGGAAATCCATATTTAACCCAGCAAATAAACGAAGAAAAAATGCACCAAATCGTGGGGCAGGTATTAGAACCCTTTGGCGGGCAGTTAACTGTAACCCCGAAGGAAATCGATGAACTCATTGACAATACTGCCCGGGTTATTGCAGAGAGTATCAACCAAGGACTGCACCCGGGAATTGATGCGGAAAATGCTTCCGTTTATTTACAATAA